A stretch of the Epinephelus fuscoguttatus linkage group LG2, E.fuscoguttatus.final_Chr_v1 genome encodes the following:
- the LOC125900349 gene encoding immunoglobulin superfamily containing leucine-rich repeat protein 2-like produces the protein MAAADIFYFTLWIATVLTTGLRCPELCTCSDKYGRHFAECSYKDLVAVPDGLPLNVTTVSLTANKISVISLGSFDNVTQVTSLWLAHNEIVSIEPGTLTPLGYLRNFDISHNRLVDFPWEDLQNLTSLLLLKMNHNEMVHLPSDAFDNLKDLRSLRLNNNKFTTIAEGTFDGLVSLSHLQIYKNPFACTCSLDWLRDWISKTTITVPEQNSIICATPQKLRGEMIGKLPESKCTGTTVTIQAEPNTHNTTFFEGSTLVLTCVFTGNPKPLVLWDIRSISQKLELALSFTEDDSAESNEDSLLSYNPVKVFNNGTLIISYLRKEDGGNYSCSATNEFGRAEDSVSVEVVALPKPTPKKRITTTPAFVKMHPSVHQTTDKTSVFDSVRLPDLKRKDIMNTAPSFLPTAEIKPSEKAATYPSRASKCGLTANTRYISSHVFNGSMDDIKQYTFDFGVIALGVSETEVTVRLNPLLIPRDRSAKRGANAAATTSESLHADSEEHNGLADSSEKVISDGLYLCVTADRKHSAVQWSRIKEGVNTYLFSGLRPGTNYSLCLTYRGEDCEVQVLFTTKRRTPNLLIIISVSICLLTVSTVPLLGATCFHLVYKYRSKTYKLILKAKDQYHMERNLTANFNIRAPHTESQRKINGSQLDEEEGETESGDGEREADTEESVMTESFSLSQCRNLDNCEVASEYSDRLPLGAEAVNITSNYKYPNQ, from the coding sequence ATGGCAGCCGCAGACATCTTCTACTTCACTTTGTGGATCGCCACAGTCCTCACCACCGGACTCAGATGCCCTGAGCTCTGCACCTGCTCAGATAAATATGGCCGCCATTTTGCTGAATGCTCCTACAAAGACTTGGTCGCAGTCCCGGATGGTTTGCCTCTTAATGTTACAACTGTGAGTCTCACCGCCAACAAGATCAGTGTGATATCATTGGGGAGCTTCGACAATGTCACCCAGGTGACGTCGCTGTGGTTGGCCCACAATGAGATCGTATCTATTGAACCGGGGACCCTCACACCTTTAGGTTATCTGCGTAACTTTGACATCAGCCACAACAGACTTGTAGACTTTCCCTGGGAGGATCTGCAGAATCTCACGAGCCTGCTGCTGTTGAAGATGAACCACAATGAGATGGTGCACCTGCCGAGTGACGCCTTCGACAACCTCAAAGACCTGAGGTCCCTCCGACTCAACAATAACAAATTCACAACCATTGCTGAAGGGACGTTTGATGGTTTGGTGTCATTGTCCCACTTGCAGATTTATAAAAACCCTTTTGCATGCACCTGCTCCCTTGACTGGCTCAGAGACTGGATTTCAAAAACCACCATCACAGTCCCGGAGCAGAATTCGATCATTTGTGCAACGCCACAGAAGCTCAGAGGGGAAATGATCGGAAAATTGCCTGAGTCAAAGTGCACGGGCACAACTGTGACAATACAAGCCGAGCCAAATACTCACAACACGACTTTCTTCGAGGGCAGTACGCTGGTGTTGACTTGTGTATTCACAGGAAACCCAAAGCCTTTGGTGTTGTGGGACATTCGCAGCATAAGCCAGAAGCTAGAACTGGCATTGTCCTTCACTGAGGATGACTCGGCAGAATCAAATGAAGACTCGTTACTGTCCTATAATCCAGTCAAAGTCTTTAATAATGGGACTCTCATCATTTCATACCTCAGGAAGGAAGATGGTGGTAACTACAGCTGCTCGGCCACAAATGAGTTTGGAAGAGCCGAGGATTCGGTGTCAGTGGAAGTGGTGGCGTTACCAAAGCCAACACCCAAAAAACGAATCACCACAACACCTGCCTTCGTTAAAATGCACCCATCTGTACATcaaacaacagacaaaacatctgtttttgaTTCTGTGCGTCTCCCTGATTTAAAGAGAAAAGACATCATGAACACTGCACCCAGTTTTCTGCCCACTGCAGAGATCAAGCCCTCCGAGAAGGCAGCAACATATCCATCACGTGCTAGTAAATGCGGCTTGACGGCTAACACGAGATACATTTCCAGCCACGTCTTTAATGGGAGCATGGATGATATCAAGCAGTACACATTTGACTTTGGCGTCATCGCATTAGGGGTGTCAGAAACAGAGGTAACAGTGCGACTCAACCCTCTTCTCATACCCAGAGACCGCAGCGCCAAACGGGGTGCCAACGCCGCTGCCACCACATCTGAGAGCCTCCACGCTGACAGTGAAGAACACAATGGCCTGGCTGACTCCTCCGAAAAAGTCATCTCAGATGGCTTGTACCTGTGCGTCACTGCCGACCGCAAACACTCAGCTGTGCAGTGGTCGCGGATCAAAGAGGGCGTCAACACGTATCTGTTCAGCGGTTTACGCCCCGGCACCAACTACTCCCTGTGTCTGACCTACAGAGGGGAGGACTGTGAGGTTCAGGTGCTGTTCACAACGAAGAGGAGGACGCCTAACCTGCTCATCATCATTTCCGTCAGCATCTGCCTCCTCACCGTGTCCACTGTACCCCTCCTGGGTGCGACGTGCTTCCACTTGGTGTACAAATACCGCAGCAAGACCTACAAGCTCATCCTGAAGGCCAAAGACCAGTACCACATGGAGAGGAACCTCACCGCCAACTTTAACATCCGTGCACCTCACACTGAGTCCCAGAGGAAGATTAACGGCAGCCAGCTggacgaggaggagggggagacgGAGAGTGGGGATGGTGAGAGAGAAGCAGATACAGAAGAAAGTGTAATGACTGAatccttttctttgtctcagtgCAGGAATTTAGACAACTGTGAGGTCGCCTCTGAGTACAGTGACAGGTTACCTTTGGGGGCTGAGGCAGTGAATATTACAAGCAACTACAAATATCCGAATCAGTAA
- the LOC125900354 gene encoding receptor for retinol uptake stra6-like, whose protein sequence is MNQSKVDFEPFEYSYYDYSDWYSNNAEPTKPPKEVILPCDPTVDDKLFHICMLSISLVMMLILAALTRKNKLCQGFTRGSSSIFSPANFLDQTQKKGLVMAVFGLVFSKLAMLVIAPDPLPFSKDTPADIKEYMKIIAIFYYPVLYYPLLVCCTLQHKAGYVFGGLLSFSHFGILVWQKFDCPKTPEIYKYYALLASLPQLACLAYLCVQFILLFAKGPKTEEDLDSSYYTSYVKLLLKKKSQAASSSTTDKPTLVERILEVPKSYVYIPEKVFRFPLKLAVSAFVALVAIYHTALLLVVLVVPTLHIVRAGIDENIAFLLLGFGIVLSDDRMEVVRIVTFYTWLLEVCYLCAMTLSCLVSLVMLMRSMVLHRSNLKGLYKGEIYNIYNSQKTIRPSKPGIVCWMGLTGYQAAIICLGMAIQTIVFFICFLFLVFLIIIPVFHGRNLVVFEIAGKAWPGWVTLILVTALQHVTAKFAFIKKEGGTRDLNNRESLFLLTYLLFLINTVVGLIVGIWRMVITALYNIVHLGRIDISLLHRTAESYDPAYRYYAHSLKVEVSQSHPVMKAFCGLLLDMMVEGGRAGQKIRDAEEGIQENRPNKATSRRRICCRWLLLYTLVNNPSLLGSRKHFQTLQTSESILNGTPSHSSKKGSKKEADKPADEPVEPTETPTNQDKTE, encoded by the exons CTGGTGATGATGTTAATCCTGGCAGCTCTCACCAGGAAAAACAAGCTCTGCCAAGGATTTACGAGAGGATCCTCCAGTATCTTCAG TCCAGCCAACTTCCTGGATCAGACTCAGAAAAAGGGCCTCGTCATGGCAGTTTTTGGGCTGGTGTTCAGCAAGCTGGCGATGCTGGTGATCGCCCCAGACCCTCTGCCTTTCTCCAAAGATACTCCAGCGGATATTAAAG AGTACATGAAGATAATTGCCATCTTCTACTACCCTGTCCTGTATTATCCTCTGTTGGTCTGTTGCACTCTGCAGCACAAAGCAGGTTATGTGTTCGGGGGGCTCCTCTCCTTCAGTCACTTCGGGATCCTGGTGTGGCAGAAGTTTGACTGCCCAAAGACTCCAGAG ATCTACAAGTACTACGCTCTGCTTGCAAGTCTGCCTCAGTTGGCCTGCCTTGCATATCTCTGTGTCcagtttattttgctgtttgctAAAGGACCAAAGACTGAAGAG GACCTTGACAGCAGCTACTACACCAGCTATGTGAAGCTACTTCTCAAGAAAAAGTCCCAAGCTGCCAG CTCATCAACTACAGATAAACCAACGCTGGTAGAGAGAATCCTGGAGGTGCCCAAGAGTTATGTTTATATTCCAGAAAAAG TGTTTCGTTTTCCACTGAAACTGGCTGTATCAGCATTTGTTGCTCTCGTGGCGATATATCAT ACAGCGTTGTTGTTAGTCGTCCTGGTGGTCCCGACTCTCCATATTGTCCGTGCTGGTATTGATGAAAACATTGCCTTCCTGTTACTGGGCTTTGGGATTGTCCTGTCAGACGACAGAATGGAGGTTGTCAGGATCGTGACCTTCTATACTTGGTTGCTGGAAG TGTGCTACCTCTGTGCGATGACCCTGTCTTGTTTGGTCAGCCTCGTCATGCTCATGAGGTCCATGGTACTTCACAG GTCAAACCTGAAAGGACTGTATAAAGGAGAGATTTACAACATTTATAACAGCCAGAAAACCATCCGTCCATCTAAACCTGGTATTGTCTGTTGGATGGGATTGACAGGATACCAAGCTGCAATCATCTGCCTGG GAATGGCGATTCAGACTATCGTGTTTTTCATCTGCTTCTTGTTCCTGGTGTTTTTGATCATTATTCCTGTGTTTCACGGCCGTAATCTCGTCGTCTTTGAAATAGCGGGGAAGGCATG GCCGGGCTGGGTCACACTGATCCTGGTTACAGCGCTACAACATGTTACTGCTAAATTTGCTTTCATCAAGAAAGAGGGTGGTACAAGAGACTTGAACAACAG AGAGAGTCTCTTCCTCCTGACATACCTGCTGTTCCTGATCAACACTGTGGTGGGACTGATAGTTGGAATTTGGAGAATGGTGATAACAGCTTTGTACAACATCGTCCATCTTGGTCGTATTGACATCAGTCTGCTGCACCGCACCGCAGAGTCCTACGACCCAG CCTACCGATACTACGCCCACTCCCTGAAGGTGGAGGTCAGCCAGTCACACCCGGTGATGAAGGCTTTCTGTGGGCTGCTGCTGGACATGATGGTCGAGGGCGGCAGAGCCGGGCAGAAAATAAGAGACGCAGAGGAAG GGATTCAGGAAAATAGGCCAAACAAGGCGACCAGCAGGAGGAGGATTTGCTGCCGCTGGCTGCTACTGTACACGCTGGTCAACAATCCATCTCTGCTGGGCTCCAGGAAGCACTTCCAGACACTGCAGACCTCGGAGAGCATCCTGAACGGGACACCTAGCCACAGCTCCAAGAAAGGCAGCAAGAAGGAGGCCGACAAGCCAGCTGACGAGCCAGTCGAGCCCACCGAGACCCCGACAAACCAAGATAAAACTGAATAA